Proteins encoded within one genomic window of Fibrobacter sp.:
- a CDS encoding S41 family peptidase, with the protein MTITSSILRKAFVLTLATLGIASAAKKSTPPGDFYDEVSRLNKVFSEVNRKYVEDVNPTELTDAALNGIRNILDPHTAVFTPKDYEGLKVSMEGKFGGVGITISLRDNILTVISPLSGTPAFRLGIRAGDRIRKIDGKDTKGLTLDDAVSKLRGKIGTDVTVSIEREGVPELMDFTITRAEIVVHAVPYYGMVTNDIGYIKLATFSDKTLSDVENALKSLQKQGMKKLILDMRYNPGGLLNQAIEISELFLKRGNVIVSTKGRTQKTESHARKDGIVNPDMPMVVLVNQGSASAAEIVSGALQDWDRALIIGKTSFGKGSVQTIFPLDNQGNALKLTTAFYYLPFGRCINKPENGIKGLKIMEEEYAAEDGEGEAKADTAKKDTAKVDTFYTHNGRMMFGGGGITPDVDVELSPMPWVVQVQERMAMYFKFAVKVRPGLDKSGVKMDASWEVPDSLYTQFKDFCLKDTNFMKVKSNALVGVDQLEKSIIQEQNYMGDSSKTITDSTLAARLSDMKNALEERRKAQFDENKDYIKDGIKRELLTAMVNDSVSTAFSLKRDEQLKEAIKYLSDMKLFKQAISAPTKGQPAKAPAKNEKSAVKDNKKKK; encoded by the coding sequence ATGACTATCACTAGCTCGATTTTGCGCAAAGCATTTGTCCTTACCTTGGCCACCCTGGGCATAGCCTCGGCAGCCAAAAAGTCCACCCCGCCGGGAGACTTTTACGACGAGGTTTCCAGACTCAACAAGGTTTTCTCCGAAGTGAACCGCAAGTACGTGGAAGATGTGAACCCCACGGAACTTACCGACGCGGCCCTGAACGGCATCCGTAACATTTTGGACCCCCACACGGCAGTGTTCACCCCCAAGGACTACGAGGGCTTGAAAGTTTCCATGGAAGGAAAGTTCGGCGGCGTGGGCATCACCATCAGCCTCCGTGACAACATCCTCACCGTGATTTCTCCCCTTTCCGGGACCCCTGCCTTTAGGCTAGGCATCCGGGCCGGCGACCGTATCCGCAAAATCGACGGCAAGGACACCAAGGGCCTGACCCTGGACGACGCCGTGAGCAAGCTCCGCGGAAAGATCGGCACCGACGTGACCGTCTCTATCGAGCGCGAGGGCGTACCCGAGCTGATGGACTTTACCATTACCCGTGCCGAAATCGTGGTTCATGCCGTACCCTATTACGGGATGGTCACTAACGATATCGGCTATATCAAGCTTGCCACCTTCAGCGACAAGACCCTGAGCGACGTAGAAAACGCACTGAAGAGCCTGCAGAAGCAGGGCATGAAGAAGCTGATTCTGGACATGCGCTACAACCCCGGCGGCCTCTTGAACCAGGCCATCGAGATTAGCGAACTGTTCCTGAAACGGGGCAACGTGATTGTGAGCACCAAGGGCCGCACCCAGAAGACCGAAAGCCACGCCCGCAAAGACGGTATCGTGAACCCCGACATGCCCATGGTGGTGCTTGTGAACCAGGGGTCTGCCAGTGCGGCTGAAATCGTGTCCGGAGCCCTCCAGGACTGGGACCGCGCCCTGATTATCGGAAAGACTTCTTTCGGCAAGGGCTCCGTGCAGACCATTTTCCCGCTGGACAACCAGGGGAACGCCCTGAAACTCACCACTGCATTTTACTACCTGCCCTTTGGCCGCTGCATCAACAAGCCCGAGAACGGCATCAAGGGCCTGAAGATCATGGAAGAGGAATATGCAGCTGAAGATGGCGAAGGCGAAGCCAAGGCCGACACCGCAAAGAAGGACACCGCCAAGGTGGATACCTTCTACACCCACAACGGACGCATGATGTTCGGCGGCGGCGGTATCACTCCCGATGTAGATGTAGAACTTTCTCCCATGCCCTGGGTGGTACAGGTCCAGGAGCGGATGGCCATGTACTTCAAGTTTGCGGTAAAGGTCCGTCCGGGACTGGATAAGTCCGGAGTCAAGATGGACGCCTCTTGGGAAGTGCCCGATTCCCTGTACACCCAGTTCAAGGATTTCTGCCTCAAGGACACCAACTTCATGAAGGTGAAGAGCAACGCCCTGGTAGGCGTGGACCAGCTGGAAAAGAGCATTATCCAGGAACAGAACTACATGGGTGACAGCTCCAAGACCATTACGGATTCTACCCTGGCTGCACGGCTTTCCGACATGAAGAACGCCCTGGAAGAGCGCCGCAAGGCACAGTTCGACGAGAACAAGGACTACATCAAGGACGGCATCAAGCGGGAACTCTTGACCGCCATGGTGAACGATTCCGTAAGCACGGCATTCTCCCTGAAGCGGGACGAACAGCTGAAAGAAGCCATCAAGTACCTGAGCGACATGAAACTCTTTAAGCAGGCCATCAGCGCGCCCACCAAGGGTCAGCCCGCCAAGGCTCCTGCCAAGAACGAAAAGTCTGCCGTCAAGGACAACAAGAAAAAGAAGTAG